The stretch of DNA TGTGGGCTCCAAGCAGCCTGGTGAAGAGCGGTGGGGTCCTGCTGACCCGGAAGCTGTCCCTGGATTTTCTGGGGAAGAAAAGGCAGCTCTATCACAGGGTTTGTGTGTCGGGGGGAGGCTCAGGAGAGATCCAAAGAGCAGCCGCTGGGGTGCATTGTACAGATGGCTGCTCTGAGGTTATCCCATCTTCCTAGCACACACTGGGGCCCCTGTCCCGGGTCTTCCTGGCACAATGAGTGAGGCCCATATTTGGGGCTCATTCACTCCTCTGGATGCTCTGGGGAAGTTACACAACCCTCCCCATCCCAGGGTGGCGGTGGGGTTCTATCCTGCTGGGGCGAGCCTGCCTCGCTGTAGTTGTCTGGCAAAGTCTGTGAGCTGTGGCGGCCCTTGGGCATCCCTGAAGGTTCATTCTCATTTTGAGATAGACCCGGACCCCCTCAGCCTCCCCTACCCCCAGCAACTCACATCAGCTGCAGGTTCAGAATGTCTGGATCAGAAACTTGCACATTTACCATGACCCTGACACCCAACCCCCCTCTGTCACCCAGACAGCAGGTCTGCTGCCTAACTTGCCTAGTCTAACAGTCTGTTCCACACTGACCGTTTGACCCCCAACGAGTTTCTATGATCACTTAGATGTGGCTGGACATCCTGACTCAGCCGTGCTGGCTCCCAGTTCCTGCCTCAGGTTCTCTGActtggctgctttctctggcccCAGCTACAGCCAGTCGGGGTCACCTCCCTATTGCCCTTCCCCTGTTCTGCATTCAGGAATCCCTTTTCCACTCTCTTCCTGATACGTCTTCCTGTTTGACATCTGTCTTGAGAAAGTGCAGGTGCTTGCCGTTGGCCCGTTGTGACCTGTTGTCAAGTTCATTCTTCACCAAAGTCATCCGTCTGCCTGTGACACAACCTGGCTAACGGGAGACGCTCAGCTAACCTGTCTGGTGTCAGAATACCTCGGTGATGTGTTAGGGAACAAAGGTTAGTGGCAGGGACTCATGTGGTCTGTTAGAAGGCCTCAAGCTCAGATCTGTTCTTTTGCAGACAATAAGCCATAGCAGGTGAGTGTTTCCCCTTGTAGGCTGCACCGCTCTCAGGTCACAGTGCCCACTCCAGCCGTTCTTGGTTTGCATGGGACGTGCCTTAGGTCACCTGTGGGCTGGAATTGCCAATGGTTAATGGGTTAGACAGTCTCTGCATAGAAGGTTACTGAGAGCACACTGCGGAGCAAGGCACAGCATGGATTTGAGAGCCTCACCAGGTCTGGGTTCAAATCTTAGTTCTGTTGTAATCCAGCTACTTTTGGCAGGAAAATAGCTTGACCTGTCTGACTCATCCAGGCAGTATCGGAACAAAGACCAGCACACACAGCTAGTAGCTTTTGTCTCTGAGCCCCCACCAACAACAACACCATTCATCCCTTATCCTTGGATGAGCTGGCAGAAAAACAGGCTCACCACGCTGCACTGGGGGGCCAGCGGGGCATCACGCATGGCCACGCACAATCTGTTGAGTGATCGGATCGCCAGTCCTGTCCATGTTGGTGGGGCCAGATCACATGACTTCACAAACCTTGCCCGGCCCAGCAGCTGGACGTTCTAGAAGTTGGCTTTGCCAATGGTAAGCCTGGCTGATGCACTCCAAGCTTTACCTGATGTGTCCCTGTTGGATCAGGAGTCAGATCCCAACTCCAGCATCTGCAGGCTGCACGGTCGTTGGCTGGGAGCCTCTGTTTTCTGAGCTGTTAACTAACAAATCATGTCAGTATCAGCAGGTTTGGATTATGCACGTCTCAAGTTCAGTGATTTTAGAATGTTGCCTGGTGTCACAGTAGAGCCACCTGCAGATGCTGGGGAAAAAGTTAAGATAAAACAAAGAAATCCTTGCAATtggtattaaaataataataaaaaacttaaGAGTTTAAAAATTTCGCAGTAGTATTTCATCATTTTTGAGATAATGGACTTTTAATTGGCATGATGATCAAAGGGAaaagtaatttgttttttttaactagCAGGTCTTTACTGAACATTGGACTTGACAGAAAACTTTGTGGTCTCTGGGTACCAGCTGAGCTGCAGCTGTTTTTCCTTGTGCCTCCCCGTCCCCATAGGAGGAGCTGCAGAAATCACAGTGCCTGAGTGGCCCTGCTACCTCCTGGCCACCTCCAGGGACTGCCCAGCTGTGAACAGAGAACCAACACTGCGTGCTGACAGCGCCTCCCTGTGGTCACACACGGGTTCGATGAAGCTGTGACTGGTCCAGCTTCACTGCCTATTTTGGGCTTTATCTCCTACCCAAAGGAGAGATGATGAGATCCCCAATTTGGTGGTATTTCATGAGCAAAGGATGCTCGGAGGGCGTTGGATATAAGTCCCATATCTCTCTGCTATAGTGCTGTACACTCAAAAACGTTTGCTTCATCACTGTCCTCCATTGATAGCGTTCAACCATTCCCATAAATGGATTGGTGCTGTGGgctaacaggttaatcctctgcctgccatgctgggatcaaacatgggctccagttcatgttctggctgctccacttcccatctagctctctgctggcaGTCTGGGAatacagtcaaggatggcctaaagccttgggacctggcaccctgatgggagacccagaggaagcccctggcttaacatcggctcagctctggctgttttggccacttggggagtgaaccaggagatggaagaccttctctgtctctgtaacatctgccttcaaataaaaagaaatcttcgaAAAAATGTCTGTATGTATAAATATTGAATGGAGACCATGTTCTTCCAGTGCGTAAAACATGCTGTCCTAACTGTTCAGGTGCAGGAAGCCCTGAATGGACACTAGGATGGCCACTGGGCACATTCTGCAGTTTCTGGGCCTGGTTTTCACCCGGTGTCCCTCATGGCCACTGCTGGAACCTTGTCTGCCTGCTGCTGGGCTTGCCCCACTTTCTGATCACCCAGAAGCACGTCAAGCTTTTCAGCTTTTTCTGTTCCCCAAAACAGGCTTGCTTGCCATGGAGGGTGTCTCAGAGAACCCTGCCCTGTTTGGTTGTAGCAATCTCCTTATTTCTTCTGCCCTGAAGACGCCTGAAAACTATAGCAGGCCTGGACACAGTGAGCTTTACTCATGCTTTGCATGCAAACACTGATGTCTCTAGCAAAATGGATGGTGCTTCTTTTGACAAAACCCACCTTGCACCCTAGAGAAAGACCACTTCGTCGTGTTTCAAGGATTCTGTGAGCAGTCACCTCTGGGCCCCTGCTTGCTACCTGATGGGCCTGGGTCACTGCCTACTTGCCCAGGACCTGAGGTACAACTTCCATTCCTACAGGTgcacatgacctctgacatgaccggaaggtcaagggaaatagacCTGCCTTATAGCCAATGAAAGTGTGTTTGGTGAGTGGGTGGGGGTGCCCAAAGACGCCCTCTGCCTTCCATTAACCTGTAAAATCTGTAACTTGCGCATAGCAAAGTGGACATGCCTTATCAgcctgtctctggtggttcttacGGTCTCAGAATACTGTCGTCTCACCCTCGGTGACCCTGGTgcctgctggcaggtttaaaCACTGAGAGGATTCAGACCTCAGGCCTGAAACCATTGATGTAGCACAGGAAAACACAGGGAAACACCAGAAGACAtcggcaaagacttcttggagaaaaacctagaagcacaggcaataaaagcaaaaagagtcaAATTGGACTGCATCAAGCTGAGAAACTTCTGCACGGCCCTGGGCATGCTCAACCCACTGGCAGAATGACACACAAAAAATGGTGGAAACTCCTCATCCCTAAAGGGTTAACATCCAGGCTCTCTACGGTGCTCCACACACTCAACCAATCCAGGCGTGAAACTGGCAAGGACACCAGTGGACTTTTCtccaaggatgaaatacaaaataGCCAACAGACACGGGGAAAGGAAAAGTGCTTAGGACCCCTCAGCATGAGGGAAATGCCATCAAAAACCACACTAGGGTGTTATCTCACCACAGTTAGAGAGGATATCATCCCCAAATCCAAGTATAACAAATGCTGGCGAACAAAAGGTACCCCAAGAGACCATTAACAGGGATGGCAACTGGTGTAACCCCAGTGCAAGACAATATGGAAACTCCTTAGAAAACTACCAGTGGCTCTTCCATAGGACCAGGCCATTACAGTTCTGGGAAACGTGCCCAAAGGAGATGGATCTGCCATAGGAAAGAATCACCTGGGCTCCCACGATCCCAGCAGCTCGAACGACTATAGCACTGGATGATTGAAATACACACACCTTAACAAAACGGATGCAACTAGAAAACCCTGCAAACAGGGCAAAAACAGACTCGAAAGACAAAATGTCACTTTTTCTCTGACGGGTGGTAGTTAACGTGCAGAGTaggggaaaaatattttcaatgcttTTGACTGCAATTGACATTTTTGGATCTAATGATTGTTTATACTCCTTAATTGTATTCCTGAACAGTGGTCTCTCTACATTTTACCTGGTGGAGGTCACTTACTGGAGCACAATGCCTTTGAGTATAAAGTCAATTTAGCATGTAGCacgaaaatttaaaaatggggagagggggcctggcgcgatagcgtagcggctgaagtccttgtcttgaatgcgctgggatacgaaatgggtgccggttctaatcctggcggtcctgtTTCCCTtacatctccctgtttgtggcctgggaaaacagtggatgacagcccaaggccttgggaccctgcacccacatgggagaactggaagaggctcctggctcctggctttagaatggctcagctccagtgggtAACAGGTGCACATATACATCACATGCGTGTACTGCCTGTGGACCAGAGGGGCCAGGCTAATACTCCTCCAACTGAATGCGTACAGACACTGTGGAGGAATGTGGAGCCCTCCTGGCCTGGGCTCCTCCACGTGCGTCATCCTGTCCAGGTGAAAAACACAAGATGGAAAACATGTTTTCCAATCAACATCAGAAGCTCCCAGTGCCATCACATTGTCCAACTGCGTGGACAGCAATACCCCAGGGAGGAGTGCACCTGAGAAGTGGGCCCATGACCTCGTCAAGGAACCACTTCAGTAATCCAGTGGCCATGAAAGGGGTCAGGTAAGATCTTGCAGGAATATTCCAGCTTGAAACCTCCCAAAGACCAGAGGTGGAGGACGCAGTTGCACAATTGTTCCTTGTGTCCACCCTGATCTCGCACCAGTTTTGGGTGTACAAACACCCACAAATGCATCTCTTTCCTGATTATCGTGAAACCACAAATCACCTTTatgagtttatttattatttttgggaaggcagatttatagaaagaaggagagaaagagaaacacatctttcttctgctggttcactcctcacaagTCCTCAATGAATGCAATCTCCAATGGCCTGTATCCAATAcaagataatgcgatgtaatctataaatcaacaattaatgtcagactgcttatgatctacatcaaaaaactgtaaaacctgaAACAcccttaataccctatgttactccataatggggagggaatgcagagaaatcttccatccccctcAAAAGTGTGAGGGAAATGCGTAATATTAGCCCaacaagatcaaatctggtacctcatagacaacagactcgagtcagcactggacaatagtaaagctacaaaggcatgaggggggaatcgggagcgatcctgacagcctcttaacaggagatcatgTGCAAGGagcagggggcactccagagtggagcaggtggacaggaggaggctcggatcccaaccctgaagactccaagATCCTCACCATGGACTATCAAAACAAGCAGCAAGGACTTCATCCCAACTGCCCAGGAGACCATGGGGGATGGGAGTAccctcagaggccgagaactctgaggtcatccaccaccCAGCTGGAGCTttcacaggggatggaagaagtccaaacactatcgtgcagaaaccaacatcatcgggaCGACaagcaggagccctgagcagtctgcagaaacagaacaataaacttccttagggaccagggaggagagctttctctggtcctagcctaGTTACATCCCTagatccccaccctccctcgcattGACCATCGGGGTCGTCCGGAAACCCCTCAGAGCAGCTGTATTAGTAAATAAAATCAGTGCTTGACAATGAGAATATTATTAATCTTTGATAATGATATTTATTTTAAGGAGTTTGAGGACAATATATCATACACATGTAAATTAATaatcaaaaacaaattaaaggccAAAAATGAGAGATTAAAAATATTCACTTGAATATAAAAGACCAATGGAGAAGAACAGGCAGAAGTGAGAGTTCATGTATTtatgaagataaaaataatgaGTGTTTTTCAGCTAAGAATAAGCAAGGCAGAAGGCAATAGAAAGAACTGAGACTTGTACAGCCTGCAGCGTGATGTGTATCTATCTCGGAATGCCTGGCTAGGAACACTGTGACACTGAACTGCAAAGAGGGACAGACATGATCACTCATGAGCTTGAGTCACCTCAGTCTATAACATCCGGAAACAGGGGCAGAGGTGTGTCAACTTGGTTTACCACCCTAACATTGTGAGACAGCCTTAGGAGCTGCTCTTAGAATGAGTATCCCTGAATCCTTTCAGAGAGTTCTTCTCAGGCCTTAGGAGAACGATGTAGCATTTGGGGACAAAGATGCAGCCCAGGAGACCCACAccagaggccaagatggagaagACCTCCACGGCCACCATGACCTTCCCCTTGCTGCTCTGGTACACAGGCaggaaggtcacccacacactGCAGAACACCAGCATGCTGAACGTCAGGAACTTGGCTTCATTGAACGTGTCAGGCAGCTTCCTGGCAAGGAAAGCCACAGTGAAGGTGCCCAGGGCCAACGAGCCCAGgaagcccagcacacagtagaaGGCAGTGATGGAGCCCTCGTTGCACAAGAGGATGATGTGTCCATGCTCAGAGAGTGCATCTGTGTCCACAAAGGGAGGAGATGTTGCCAGCCAGATGCCACAGAGAGTCAGTTGGATGAGGAAGCAGATGGGAATGACAGCGTTtggggctcctgacaccagcaATCGCCTCATGGTCCTTCCAGGTTTCATGGCCTTGAAGGCCAGAACCACAGTGATGGTTTTGGCCAGCACAGCAGAAACAGCCAGTGTGAACACCAGGGCAAATGTGATTTGTCTTAGGAGGCAGGTGGCTGTGTTGGGACGGCCaatgaagaggaaggagcagaggaagcagaggaggagtgaGATGAGCAGCATGTAGCTGAGGTTGTGGTTATTGGCCTTGACGATGGGTGTGTCTTGGTGCCTCACAAAGACTCCAAGGGTAGCAGCTGTGAGGACGGAGAGGGACAGAGCCATGCAGGCCAGGGCCATTCCCAGGGGATCGTTGAAAGCCAGGAAGGTCACTTTCTTGTCCAGGCATCGGTCATGCTCTGCATTGGCATACTGGTTATCAGGACATGTCACACACTGGTCCATATCTGTTGAGAAAGGAGAGATGGCTTCAGCCcacatccagttgtttttctcTGATTCACAGGCCCctctctgtggccacttgggtgacTAGGCCTTAACTGTTGTTGGAGAGAGGTCATTGCATGAAAGGATTAGGAAGAAGTGGCAATTAGTAATGCCCTCTTCCCCATTATTTGGAAACCAGTCATTCCTTCATGCTTCTTGCTAGCCTGTGTGCTGGTTACAATACTGAGTATTCTAAGAATTCCATGAAGTCTTCTGGTTCAGTTCTTGCTGGTTTAAAAAGTATGCCGTAAACTTTTTCATCACTACACTTGCAAATTCATTGTTGGGAAGACCTTGGAGGTACAAGTTTCCATGGTCATATGTGTGCCATACATTCTTGTTGCATCCTCATGTTTGGCATGAGCAGGCAGCTTCCTCCTGCCTTATTTTAACAGTatactttctctcccttccctcacaTCCTACTCAACCAACCACCCACGGCCCCCACACTGATGTGATGGGCTAGGGAATGGTGGAGTTTCAGTGTCAGTTGGTGAAAGCGCCTGACCATATTTAATAGCAAGTATGGGAAGAGATGTACTAGAAGCCTGTGTGGGGAGTAAGGGTGGGAAGCAGTGTAGAGGCAAAATCCCAGTTCTGTATTGCTGATAATGTGGATTGTATCCACTTTCTGCAAATACATACATGTTTAAAAGCAGAGCATCTACCAAGGGATGACCTGGGTTACAACATGCAAGGGGCCAACCCTGAATGGAAACCACTGTGAGGCAACTGGTCTACCTTCCAGAAAACCATAAGGGGGTCAAGCCAGCCCCTTTTAACATGCTTCCTCTACAGGACACACTGGAACTTGTACTGAAATCACATTCCACCTGTGAATCTCCTGGAAGCCTATTGTTGTTTTCCACATTACGTGGTCTCAGCCTTGGGGATGTATTGCCACTCCCCTGATTTCagtctccaccccccccccctccTGGCTGTGTTTCACTTCATCAAGTTACCAAGTGGCACAAGAGTTCCAACATGCAATCAGTATGATTTGGGGGCATTTCATCTCTCAAGGCTATCCTGGTACCCTTGACATTTTGCTTTCCAATGCCTCAGAACTGGTAGCAGAAATGACCCTTTTTTAATCATTCCATCTTGTATGCAGTCACTACTGAATGCAATCACTAACTCGTAGAACTAGCCTGAGTGATGCCATCTCAATGCAATAGCGTTTCAAAATGATAACACCCTACCAACTTCCCTTCCAGTGATCccattttgttctgtttgtttgcttttgttttgaacaATCCCTCCTGTGGATCTTCTAGTCACAGACGCGACACTCACGCATCATTCTTACAGCAATGTGGTTTCTAACTATTGCCATAGCCATCCCTGCTTTCATTGATACTGTGCAAATGAACATTATTTTGAATTGAAAACTGCCCCTTCtcttgtgaagttcatgagatgCTGCTCTTATTGTTCAGTCAATCATCACAGAGAAGCGCTGATTTTATGAAGTCATTTTCCCTGTAGTTACATTATTATTAGCATGACTAAGTCAGGGATAACCAGGCTGAATTCTGGGATGTGCACCGATGCTCTTGCTTATTTGGGGATATTTCTGGAATAGTACCTTACAAACTTCCTATTGCTGAAGTGACCAGGCAGCATTCAATCACACCAGATTAATGGTTCTCAATCCATTGACTGTGAGGCTCTCTGACTTGTTCAATGCTTTCTGGATATATCTCATAGTATTCTCCACAGGAAGTTTGAATTTCAAGTAGATTCTACAACACATTGAATAAATCTATCACTATAATTCAACATTGACATTCATAATCTTTACAGAAATCTGGAAGTGTTCGTCTGCATGaatggactctctctctctctctctctctctctctctcacacacacacacacacacacacacacaacacacacacacatagagttgGTTCCTTATCCTTTCCTTCTGAAGCATCGTCCTGGTGCTTCATAATATTGCTCGTTTTGTACAAGAATCCACCTGACACTGTTGAATAGACTCTGTCCAGGGTTTCTTCACTTTCTCTCACGTTCACATCCTATCTCTAAGGTCTTTGTTGAGTGTGCTCTCACTGATCTAACTTGCTAGTTATACGTAGCGCTTGGATGCTCTGTCTGCCCCTTCCATATGTGATGTTCTGTTCCTGTTTCATGTCACGCTTTACCCTCCATGTCACTCGCATCAGTCTTCCTGTGTCATTCAATCTCTTCTGCATGTTCTTGGTAACACAAGAACACTGCAGCAGGCAGAGCTCCTTCATCAGGAGGATTATTCCTGATTGTATCAATTAATTACTTCCTGAAGGCAGAAAGAATTTTCTCTCGTGGTATCTCAAGTCTTCATATTTCTTTGGGGCAAATGCAAGAACAGCAGACAGGTGCAGAAtttcttcatgaaaaatacatgagCTTACCGGTCGCATTGGCAATCCCATTGTCTGGACAGCGGGTGCAGTCAAAACAGCAGGTGGGCTCTCCCTCCCGGGTGGTCCTGCTGAACCCagggccacagctggggctgcacaCCGAGCGTGGGGTCTGTGGAGAATGATGCATCTGTTGGTCACAGGTGGAGCTGGTCATGGAAACACTCCCAGGAGAGCGATTTAGAGTTTGAGAATCCTACAGATTTCAATTGTGAATATTTGATTTCTAAGACACTGAGTGTATGGCATGTTGTATATGCCAGGAGGCAAGGAAATAGATTTACACCCTGCATGGAAAAGTTGTGTACACTTTCCATCCTTCAGAGGATGAGAACATGAGAACATGCTGAAGTGGAAGAGGGGGTGGTTTAAGGACCCTCTGGGATTTCTGAGGTCAGGGAGCACAGATTCGCATGCTGAGGGTTTCAGAGTTTGCAGATGGAACTGCATGATGAACTCACCTGTGTGAGCCCCGTGGCCCACTCTATCAACTCCTCAGAGAGAGACAAGTGTTGGCCTGGTGGATTGTAGGGGGAGAAGTGTCCCACTTTCACCTTACGGCCACGTCCTTTGGGGAAATTCCGGAAGTTGAGAATGTCGTATGCTGCagccaacttttttttcttgtccaaaTTGACAGGGTCGCCAGCAGGATTGGTAAATTGGAGGCTCTTGAGAATGGAGTGCATTTCCTGAAAGAAGCACATCATCCTGTGAGAACGCTGACACGTGTGAAGACACAGACTCTGTGAGCACCGCCTCCCAATGAACTGCGTCACACAAAGGAAAGAACACATGCTCTGActgctggatcagaactgagTGGACGGGAAGCTCAGCTCTTTGCAACCACAGCCCTGGTACTGGCCTTGCACCTACTCTCTGGTCCATGGCACATGGCTGGGGATGGAAACCTCTGCCCATCTGTCCCTGTATCTCCCAGACACTGCACACCTCCAGGATGTCTTGTGGGAATGGAACCAGAGAGTCCTCTGCATGGGCACATACCCACATGAAGCATCCCATGGGGAAATACATCAGCTGGAGCACCTGTCAGGCCAGGGAGACAGCTTACCTGCCAGTGGGAAATCATCCCCTTCCCACCAGTCCCTGGTGGCTGTGCTTCCGACTTGTGCTGAAGCATCTTGTGCAAAGAGTGGGCCACAGCATGTACCGCATTATATATGTAGTAGCTCCCATCACTCATTGTCATGTCAAAAAGGTTCCAGGGCAGCCGTTCCAGAGAGGCATCTGGGGGACAGCCCTGAAGTGTCCTGCAGTCAgcttgggaaatggagcaattgaAGGCCAGAGACCAGAACAGGGCAAGGAAAATGTTTTCTGGGTACTTGGCAGGGGTTGCTGTTCGTAGGAAGGTTTGGAAACTTGAGATTTCGCTGTGGTGGTGAGAGAAGATGAGGGTCCCATGGAAGGTGTTCAGCAGTGAGTGTTGTacagtgttggtaaattccaaGTGGGAAGTCGTGACCCAGACTTTCCCCGTGATCTGAGAGTATCCCAGGTAAAAGTTCAGGCTCCTAAATGATGTCGAGTCACCGAATAGAACAACCACATTAGCTGCTGATGCCATGATACGAAATACAGGTGAATAATCTAATGCAGATTGATAATTGTGCTCCACTGGGATCAGCTCCACaaaggccaggcagaggccatgcTCCTGCATCTGTGCTCTCAGATCAGACATAAACGACATACCTTCCTGGTGCTCTGAGATGGCCAAGCCCACCCACGTCCAGCCAAAGTGCAGCATCAGGGAGACCATAGCGAGGGCCAGAGAAGTTTCCTTTGGGACCATCTGATAGACGGAGGGAAACTGGCTGCTGTCGCTCAGAAGAGGGTCGAAAAGGCCAACTGTGAACTGAGGAAGTAAATGAAACAATACATGAGTGACGGCACTGCTGTAAAACACCACCTCCCATAATGTAGTGGGCATTATGGTACATGGAGTGCCTGAAAGATGAGAATATTTCAGTTTCCATTCCTCTCTCTGACTGAGACCTTTCTGGGTTATCAGTCCTCAGAAGCATATGTCCAGAGAAACCCCCCAGCTCCTTCTCACTTGGGCTCTGTGCTGCCTGAGCGGATCCCGGGGATCCTGCACACTCCTGCTAGGGCACACTGGTCGGGGTGTATATCCTTTTCCATATACCCTGTAGGTCTGAGAAGTGTGTCCCAAGGGAATGGGTTTTATTCTCCCCCTTTCCCAGGCACCCTCACCTGTGGGATCCTGTACAGTTCCAGCAGCATCCCTATATGCACTGAAACTCCAGTCTCAGATATGACCGCCACAGCCTCGGCCCCTCTTCTGCATGTGTAGTTAGGGATGCCTCTGTCCAGCCCTGTCAGCCACCTGAGTGGATTCTTCAGTATCCTCATATCATTGTGCATGGCATTGTAGAGATCAAATCCTAGAGTGAGgttgggcaggaggtgggggttCCTGTTGATCTCCTCGACAGCAAACATCAGGGCCAACATGTGCTGGATACT from Ochotona princeps isolate mOchPri1 chromosome 33, mOchPri1.hap1, whole genome shotgun sequence encodes:
- the LOC131478426 gene encoding vomeronasal type-2 receptor 116-like, whose product is MCRIPSKSIQHMLALMFAVEEINRNPHLLPNLTLGFDLYNAMHNDMRILKNPLRWLTGLDRGIPNYTCRRGAEAVAVISETGVSVHIGMLLELYRIPQFTVGLFDPLLSDSSQFPSVYQMVPKETSLALAMVSLMLHFGWTWVGLAISEHQEGMSFMSDLRAQMQEHGLCLAFVELIPVEHNYQSALDYSPVFRIMASAANVVVLFGDSTSFRSLNFYLGYSQITGKVWVTTSHLEFTNTVQHSLLNTFHGTLIFSHHHSEISSFQTFLRTATPAKYPENIFLALFWSLAFNCSISQADCRTLQGCPPDASLERLPWNLFDMTMSDGSYYIYNAVHAVAHSLHKMLQHKSEAQPPGTGGKGMISHWQEMHSILKSLQFTNPAGDPVNLDKKKKLAAAYDILNFRNFPKGRGRKVKVGHFSPYNPPGQHLSLSEELIEWATGLTQTPRSVCSPSCGPGFSRTTREGEPTCCFDCTRCPDNGIANATDMDQCVTCPDNQYANAEHDRCLDKKVTFLAFNDPLGMALACMALSLSVLTAATLGVFVRHQDTPIVKANNHNLSYMLLISLLLCFLCSFLFIGRPNTATCLLRQITFALVFTLAVSAVLAKTITVVLAFKAMKPGRTMRRLLVSGAPNAVIPICFLIQLTLCGIWLATSPPFVDTDALSEHGHIILLCNEGSITAFYCVLGFLGSLALGTFTVAFLARKLPDTFNEAKFLTFSMLVFCSVWVTFLPVYQSSKGKVMVAVEVFSILASGVGLLGCIFVPKCYIVLLRPEKNSLKGFRDTHSKSSS